Proteins from a genomic interval of Candidatus Bathyarchaeota archaeon:
- a CDS encoding DUF2029 domain-containing protein yields the protein MASLNRFVKAELVYLLTLMLILNLLGFCPFQGFDDIFLKRTGLLPFIDLRPGYPPLGKLPYYFFSVSLSQSMYAFFTFIFNACAMFVFGIAVYLCISKINPKKAFILTFTILMMPTVIYFNLIHSHADSLALTSIALILYFIQNPVLCGVICGIGALVKYYPAILLIPLLIYYKKIKEKIMLLYCFISTLLLLSLPFLLSDPLMYISSVESHLMRGPSESIFSIIDGYYGHTGFLHPTFDATIYAWQFAALYNPSHDDHFRYKWNLPFLPYVSIMLQIFSIVVTSWAARKTGNPKKSIQLISLGLFSYFAFSTFYNPLVHFPQVFFLALATLSWSTNKQILILATFEIINLFHSLVWFSPFFSTVGVLLPLTFTVTFRTILYGLVFLNFAKRGEV from the coding sequence ATGGCTTCATTAAATCGATTCGTCAAGGCTGAACTTGTATACCTTCTGACATTGATGTTAATACTAAATTTACTTGGTTTTTGTCCGTTTCAGGGTTTTGACGATATATTCCTAAAACGGACGGGCCTTTTACCATTTATAGATCTTCGACCAGGGTATCCTCCACTTGGAAAATTACCATATTACTTTTTTTCAGTTAGTCTCTCACAGAGCATGTATGCTTTTTTCACCTTTATCTTTAATGCATGCGCAATGTTTGTTTTTGGGATAGCAGTCTACTTATGTATTTCAAAAATAAATCCCAAAAAAGCCTTTATTTTAACGTTTACAATCCTCATGATGCCAACTGTAATTTACTTCAATTTAATACATTCTCACGCTGATTCTCTTGCTCTTACATCTATAGCGCTTATTTTATACTTCATTCAAAACCCTGTTTTATGCGGGGTAATATGCGGTATCGGTGCACTTGTAAAATATTACCCAGCTATTCTTTTGATTCCTCTTCTAATCTATTATAAAAAAATCAAGGAAAAGATAATGCTGTTGTATTGCTTCATTTCAACTTTATTGTTACTTTCTCTGCCATTTTTACTCTCAGATCCATTAATGTACATTTCTTCTGTTGAGAGTCACTTGATGAGGGGGCCTTCTGAATCGATTTTCTCAATCATTGATGGATATTACGGCCATACAGGTTTCTTGCATCCTACTTTCGACGCTACAATTTATGCATGGCAATTTGCTGCTCTTTACAATCCATCACATGATGACCACTTTAGATACAAGTGGAACTTGCCCTTTCTTCCATACGTGTCCATAATGCTACAAATTTTTTCGATTGTTGTCACCAGCTGGGCAGCAAGGAAAACGGGAAACCCAAAAAAGTCAATACAGTTAATTTCATTAGGACTTTTCTCGTATTTTGCGTTTTCTACTTTTTATAATCCGCTAGTTCATTTTCCACAAGTTTTCTTTTTAGCTCTAGCTACATTAAGCTGGAGCACAAATAAACAGATACTTATTCTTGCTACTTTTGAAATTATTAACTTATTTCATTCATTAGTGTGGTTTTCACCCTTTTTTTCAACAGTAGGCGTATTACTTCCGCTTACATTCACAGTAACGTTTCGGACGATTTTGTATGGCTTAGTTTTCTTGAATTTCGCTAAAAGGGGAGAAGTGTAA